A stretch of Mucilaginibacter terrae DNA encodes these proteins:
- the rsmH gene encoding 16S rRNA (cytosine(1402)-N(4))-methyltransferase RsmH, protein MTEYHNPVMLQECIEALNIKPDGTYVDVTFGGGGHSREIMKHLGENGRLIAFDQDADAQRNKIEDKRFEFVDQNFRYLKNFCRLHGAIPVDGILADLGVSSHQFDEAERGFSIRFDAELDMRMNQQSELTAKQVVNTYGEAELHRIFGIYGEIQNAKSLAKTIVTGRLNGPLNTVSDLKNAISGLIPRGKEHKYLAQVFQALRIEVNQELEVLKDFLQQAAEVLGTGGRLVVMSYHSLEDRLVKNFIAKGKFSGEVEKDFYGNDQKPLVAVSRGAITATEDEIKENNRARSAKLRIAVKK, encoded by the coding sequence ATGACTGAGTATCATAACCCGGTTATGCTGCAGGAGTGTATAGAGGCTTTAAATATTAAGCCCGATGGTACTTATGTAGATGTAACCTTTGGCGGTGGCGGTCACTCGCGCGAGATCATGAAGCATTTAGGTGAAAATGGTCGTTTGATTGCCTTTGACCAGGATGCTGATGCGCAGCGGAATAAAATTGAGGACAAACGCTTTGAGTTTGTTGATCAAAACTTCCGTTACCTCAAAAACTTTTGCCGTTTACACGGGGCAATCCCGGTTGATGGTATACTGGCCGATCTGGGCGTATCGTCACACCAGTTTGATGAGGCAGAGCGTGGTTTTTCTATCCGTTTTGATGCGGAGTTGGATATGCGCATGAACCAGCAGTCGGAATTAACGGCTAAGCAGGTGGTAAATACATATGGCGAGGCTGAGTTGCACCGCATTTTTGGCATTTACGGCGAAATTCAAAACGCTAAATCGCTGGCTAAAACTATAGTAACCGGCAGGTTGAATGGCCCGCTGAATACTGTGTCCGATTTAAAAAATGCTATCTCTGGCTTAATTCCCCGCGGTAAAGAGCATAAGTACCTGGCGCAGGTTTTTCAGGCTTTGCGTATTGAGGTTAACCAGGAGCTGGAGGTGTTGAAGGATTTCCTGCAGCAAGCTGCCGAAGTTTTAGGAACAGGGGGTAGGTTGGTAGTAATGTCGTACCACTCGCTGGAAGACCGGCTGGTTAAAAATTTCATCGCCAAAGGCAAGTTTAGTGGCGAGGTAGAGAAGGATTTTTACGGTAACGACCAAAAACCGCTGGTGGCTGTAAGTCGCGGCGCAATTACCGCTACCGAAGACGAGATAAAGGAAAATAACAGGGCGCGCAGTGCCAAATTAAGAATAGCTGTAAAAAAATGA
- a CDS encoding OmpP1/FadL family transporter produces MKKLLLLLLGLAPAMSFAQGFQVNLEGQKQIGMGHTGTALLLDGSSVFFNPGAVANLSQNYVQAGVSPLMFKSAFVPTGSNVQYNTADKVAPPFNAYAVWGPKAARWKVGLGIYTPFGGLTDWGNNWAGKYTLTSLDLKTIFFQPTFSIKLTDMISVGAGFVYNHGSVNLKRAIPLADANSPQGEAELKGGGNGFGFNAGVFIDTKTGLTIGVTHRSKVNTKLNDGTAYFRVPQNVQASFPSPNAFSAELPLAATTSLGLGYTLNSKWLLAFDANYVHFNSYKQLAFDYAQNTPALQDTRSPRNYTNAVSLRVGAQYKAAEKLMLRAGGGYASTPVKDGYVTPEVPDANRQFYTVGLSYLPNKHFDLDLSFEYEHLGSRTQTNIETQLSGTFKSNVYIPGIALVYHW; encoded by the coding sequence ATGAAGAAACTTTTACTGCTTTTACTTGGCTTAGCGCCAGCTATGTCATTTGCGCAAGGTTTTCAGGTTAACCTGGAAGGCCAGAAGCAAATTGGCATGGGCCATACGGGTACGGCCTTATTGTTAGACGGCTCCTCGGTATTTTTCAACCCCGGCGCCGTAGCCAATTTATCACAAAACTATGTACAGGCGGGTGTGAGTCCGTTAATGTTTAAATCGGCCTTTGTTCCAACAGGGTCAAACGTGCAATATAACACGGCCGATAAAGTTGCTCCTCCTTTTAACGCCTACGCCGTGTGGGGACCAAAAGCAGCCCGCTGGAAAGTAGGCTTGGGCATTTACACACCATTTGGTGGCTTAACCGACTGGGGCAACAACTGGGCAGGCAAATACACTTTAACGTCGCTCGATCTAAAAACCATATTCTTTCAGCCAACCTTCAGTATCAAACTAACCGATATGATTAGCGTAGGCGCAGGCTTTGTATATAACCACGGCAGTGTAAATCTTAAGCGCGCCATTCCGCTGGCCGATGCTAACAGTCCGCAGGGCGAAGCAGAATTAAAAGGCGGCGGTAACGGTTTTGGCTTTAACGCCGGTGTATTTATTGATACCAAAACAGGTTTAACCATCGGAGTTACCCACCGCTCAAAAGTAAACACCAAGCTGAATGATGGTACAGCATATTTCAGGGTGCCGCAAAATGTACAGGCCAGCTTCCCAAGTCCTAATGCGTTTAGTGCCGAGCTACCTTTGGCCGCTACTACCTCGCTGGGTTTAGGCTATACATTAAACAGCAAATGGCTGCTGGCATTTGATGCCAACTATGTACACTTTAACTCGTACAAACAACTGGCGTTTGATTACGCCCAAAACACACCCGCTTTGCAGGATACACGTTCGCCCCGTAATTATACCAACGCGGTTAGTTTACGTGTGGGTGCGCAGTACAAAGCTGCCGAAAAATTAATGCTGCGTGCAGGCGGTGGCTACGCTTCAACGCCGGTTAAAGATGGCTACGTAACACCCGAAGTACCCGATGCCAACCGCCAGTTTTACACCGTTGGTTTAAGCTACCTGCCCAACAAGCATTTTGATCTGGATTTAAGCTTTGAGTACGAGCACTTAGGAAGCCGCACCCAAACCAATATTGAAACACAATTATCAGGAACGTTTAAAAGCAATGTTTATATACCGGGCATAGCACTGGTTTATCATTGGTAA
- a CDS encoding acyltransferase family protein, which translates to MKPHYPILDGLRGTAAIMVVIFHLYEALYIDYSIHPIHHGYLAVDFFFMLSGFVIGYAYDDRWGKMTTWHFFKARLIRLHPMVIFSTILGAICFWFDPYIEAKYHIDFLKLIGITLIGITLLPTPDVRGWDETHSLNGPLWSLLQEYIANILYVFIGRYLGKMALWIVVIATSVWLAYAANMLGSVASGWAYGNFWMGLTRMAFPFFAGLLLFRAGKLISIPKAYLLCSLALVVIFMLPYFKYNGLFEAACIIFIFPLIIAAGAGSSLDSKWAKLCKFSGDISYPLYIIHYPGVYYFLYWINATKPSPTKMLTVGIGLFILFITVAYAALKLYDEPVRNWLKQKFLRKA; encoded by the coding sequence TTGAAACCACACTATCCCATTCTTGACGGATTACGCGGAACGGCTGCCATTATGGTGGTGATATTCCATTTGTATGAGGCCCTTTATATAGACTATTCCATTCACCCTATACACCATGGCTATCTGGCGGTCGACTTCTTTTTTATGCTTTCGGGGTTTGTAATAGGCTATGCTTATGACGACCGCTGGGGTAAAATGACAACCTGGCATTTTTTTAAGGCACGATTAATACGCCTGCACCCTATGGTGATATTCAGTACCATTTTGGGAGCAATTTGCTTTTGGTTCGACCCTTACATTGAGGCCAAATACCACATCGACTTTTTAAAACTTATTGGCATTACCCTTATCGGCATCACCCTGCTACCCACACCAGATGTACGCGGCTGGGATGAAACCCACTCGCTCAACGGGCCGCTGTGGTCATTATTACAGGAATATATTGCCAATATACTTTACGTATTTATTGGCAGGTACTTGGGCAAAATGGCTTTATGGATAGTAGTTATTGCAACTTCCGTATGGCTGGCTTATGCTGCCAATATGCTTGGCAGCGTTGCCAGCGGCTGGGCGTATGGTAACTTTTGGATGGGATTGACCCGCATGGCATTCCCATTCTTTGCAGGCTTGCTACTGTTTAGGGCAGGAAAGTTGATAAGCATCCCGAAGGCTTACCTATTATGCTCGTTAGCTTTAGTTGTTATATTCATGCTACCTTACTTTAAGTACAATGGCTTGTTTGAGGCGGCTTGTATCATATTCATTTTCCCGCTTATTATAGCGGCCGGTGCCGGGAGCAGCCTTGATAGCAAATGGGCTAAGTTGTGTAAGTTTTCTGGCGATATTTCATACCCGCTTTATATTATCCACTATCCGGGTGTATACTACTTTTTGTATTGGATAAATGCCACCAAGCCATCACCTACCAAAATGCTGACCGTTGGTATTGGCTTATTTATCCTATTTATAACAGTAGCCTACGCAGCACTTAAACTTTATGATGAACCGGTACGCAACTGGCTGAAACAAAAATTTTTAAGAAAAGCATAA
- the mraZ gene encoding division/cell wall cluster transcriptional repressor MraZ has translation MSHFLGEFDCKLDAKGRMMIPAGLKKQLPEAEKEGLVINRGFEKHLVIYTRKEWDKIVEDLSKLNQYEKKTREFIRYFTRGATELSLDASGRVLLPKALTEYAGIGTEVVLSCQFNKIEVWDQSAYDEQMDSAPENFANLAEEVMGGLGRRSDD, from the coding sequence ATGTCTCATTTCTTAGGAGAATTTGATTGTAAACTGGATGCCAAAGGGCGGATGATGATCCCGGCGGGCCTCAAAAAACAGCTTCCAGAAGCTGAAAAAGAGGGCCTTGTGATCAACCGTGGCTTTGAAAAGCACCTGGTAATCTATACTCGTAAGGAGTGGGATAAGATAGTTGAGGATCTGAGTAAGCTAAATCAGTACGAGAAGAAAACACGCGAGTTTATCCGCTATTTCACTCGCGGAGCTACTGAACTGTCGCTTGATGCATCGGGAAGGGTGTTATTGCCCAAGGCTTTAACTGAGTATGCGGGCATTGGTACCGAAGTGGTGCTGTCTTGTCAGTTTAATAAAATAGAGGTTTGGGATCAATCTGCTTACGATGAGCAGATGGATAGCGCTCCCGAAAACTTTGCCAACCTGGCCGAAGAGGTGATGGGTGGTTTAGGAAGGAGGAGCGATGACTGA
- a CDS encoding UDP-N-acetylmuramoyl-L-alanyl-D-glutamate--2,6-diaminopimelate ligase, which yields MRYLSDIIQGLAFTELQGSADVEITAVVFDSRKVVPGSLFVAVRGTHVDGHNYIAQAIKDGAVAIVCEELPGHTAGEVDFLMVQNSAAALGLLASNFYDSPSSKLKLVGVTGTNGKTTTATLLYQLFRDLGYKCGLLSTVENQINGKVIPSTHTTPDPVALNALLDDMVAQGCDYCFMEVSSHAVAQHRIDGLTFAGGIFSNLTHDHLDYHKTFDAYLKAKKGFFDALPKGAFALTNVDDRNGNVMLQNTKANKKTYGLKNMADFKVKVLENQFGGLLLNVDGDEVWFKMVGSFNAYNLLAVYASAVLLGQEKGAVLTSLSKLSGAEGRFDYSIAPNKVIGIVDYAHTPDAVQNVLSTVHDIRKGTEKVITVIGCGGDRDKTKRPVMSKTACDWSDKVILTSDNPRTEDPAQIIKDMEAGVDPSNQRKTISIVDRREAIKTAVHLAQPGDIIVLAGKGHEKYQEINGVKNHFDDKEELLNAFAKL from the coding sequence ATGAGATATTTAAGCGACATCATACAAGGCCTTGCCTTTACCGAACTTCAGGGCAGTGCCGATGTGGAGATCACTGCCGTGGTTTTTGATTCGCGTAAGGTTGTGCCGGGTTCGCTGTTTGTGGCCGTTCGAGGTACGCATGTTGATGGGCATAATTATATAGCGCAAGCCATTAAAGATGGTGCTGTTGCCATTGTATGTGAAGAATTACCCGGCCATACAGCAGGTGAGGTTGATTTTTTAATGGTGCAAAACTCAGCTGCGGCTTTGGGTTTACTGGCATCTAACTTTTATGATAGTCCTTCAAGCAAATTAAAGCTGGTTGGCGTAACCGGTACCAACGGTAAAACCACTACGGCCACATTATTATACCAGCTCTTCCGCGATTTAGGTTACAAATGCGGACTGCTGTCAACAGTTGAAAATCAAATCAATGGCAAGGTAATCCCATCAACCCATACCACCCCCGACCCGGTTGCGTTGAATGCACTGCTGGATGACATGGTTGCCCAGGGCTGTGATTACTGTTTTATGGAGGTAAGCTCGCATGCTGTAGCCCAGCACCGTATTGATGGTTTAACGTTTGCAGGTGGCATTTTCTCTAACCTTACGCACGACCATCTCGATTACCATAAAACTTTTGATGCATACCTGAAAGCCAAGAAAGGCTTTTTTGACGCTTTACCAAAAGGTGCCTTTGCCTTGACCAACGTTGACGACCGTAATGGTAACGTAATGCTGCAAAATACCAAAGCCAACAAAAAAACTTACGGTCTTAAAAACATGGCCGATTTTAAGGTAAAGGTCCTGGAAAATCAGTTTGGAGGCTTGCTGCTCAATGTTGATGGCGATGAGGTTTGGTTTAAAATGGTAGGCAGCTTTAACGCTTACAACCTGCTTGCCGTTTACGCATCGGCTGTGCTGTTAGGTCAGGAAAAAGGTGCTGTTTTAACCAGCCTGAGCAAGCTATCGGGGGCCGAAGGCCGGTTTGATTACAGCATTGCCCCTAACAAAGTAATAGGAATTGTTGATTACGCCCACACGCCCGATGCCGTGCAAAATGTGCTAAGTACCGTGCACGATATACGCAAAGGCACCGAAAAGGTAATAACCGTAATAGGCTGCGGCGGCGACCGTGATAAAACCAAACGCCCGGTAATGTCCAAAACAGCCTGCGATTGGAGCGACAAGGTGATCCTCACCTCTGATAATCCGCGTACGGAAGATCCGGCGCAGATCATAAAAGATATGGAAGCAGGCGTTGACCCAAGTAACCAACGCAAAACCATCAGCATAGTTGATAGGCGCGAAGCAATTAAAACAGCAGTCCACTTAGCCCAACCAGGAGATATTATTGTGTTAGCCGGCAAAGGCCACGAAAAATATCAGGAAATAAATGGAGTGAAGAACCACTTCGACGATAAAGAGGAATTACTCAACGCATTTGCGAAACTATAG
- the mraY gene encoding phospho-N-acetylmuramoyl-pentapeptide-transferase yields the protein MLYYLFTYLDRNYNIPGAGVFQYLTFRMAMAVIVSLLVTTVWGRRLIDYLRFKQVGETVRNLGLEGQMQKAGTPTMGGIIILLGILVPTLLFAKLDNVYVILMLVTTVWLGAIGFLDDYIKVFKKNKEGLAGRFKIVGQVGLSIIIGWTMWSNTGIKMRQEVKLPVKYDAPVSYHLKNGTPVYTQDVKSTKTTMPFYKNNEFDYGKVLKFMGGDYERWTLLVFMFSVIMIITFISNGANITDGIDGLATGTSAIIGVTLAVLAYVSGNVVIADYLSIMYLPNSGELVIFAGAFVGACVGFLWYNSFPAQVFMGDTGSLAIGGIIAVFALLIRKELMLPLLCGVFVIENASVLMQVGWFKFTKKRFGEGRRIFLMAPLHHHYQKRGFHEAKIVTRFWIIGIMLAIITVITLKLR from the coding sequence ATGCTCTACTACCTATTTACATACTTGGATCGTAACTACAATATTCCCGGCGCGGGGGTGTTCCAGTACCTTACGTTCCGCATGGCTATGGCGGTTATTGTATCGTTGCTGGTAACTACGGTTTGGGGCCGCAGGTTAATTGATTATTTACGCTTTAAACAGGTAGGCGAAACCGTTCGTAACCTCGGTTTAGAAGGGCAAATGCAAAAAGCAGGCACGCCAACTATGGGCGGTATTATCATATTGCTGGGCATACTGGTACCAACCCTGTTGTTTGCCAAGCTGGATAATGTTTATGTGATACTGATGTTGGTAACCACCGTTTGGCTGGGTGCTATTGGCTTTTTGGATGATTACATCAAAGTATTTAAAAAGAATAAAGAAGGCTTGGCTGGCCGTTTTAAAATTGTTGGCCAGGTGGGTTTATCTATCATCATCGGGTGGACTATGTGGTCAAACACCGGCATTAAAATGCGCCAGGAAGTTAAGCTTCCGGTTAAGTATGATGCCCCTGTTAGCTATCACCTTAAAAACGGAACGCCTGTTTATACGCAGGATGTAAAGTCGACCAAGACTACCATGCCCTTTTATAAAAACAACGAGTTTGACTACGGCAAGGTGCTCAAATTTATGGGTGGCGATTACGAGCGCTGGACACTACTGGTGTTCATGTTCTCAGTAATCATGATCATCACCTTTATATCGAACGGAGCCAATATAACCGATGGAATTGACGGTTTGGCAACGGGTACATCGGCCATTATAGGGGTTACGTTGGCGGTATTGGCCTATGTATCGGGCAACGTGGTAATTGCCGATTACCTGAGCATCATGTACCTCCCCAACTCGGGCGAACTGGTAATTTTTGCCGGTGCTTTTGTAGGTGCCTGTGTAGGTTTCTTATGGTATAACTCGTTTCCGGCGCAGGTATTTATGGGCGATACCGGCAGTTTAGCAATAGGAGGTATTATAGCAGTGTTTGCGCTGCTTATTCGTAAAGAGTTAATGCTGCCTTTACTGTGTGGGGTTTTCGTAATAGAAAACGCATCAGTACTCATGCAGGTGGGGTGGTTTAAATTCACCAAAAAGCGTTTTGGCGAAGGCCGCCGGATTTTCCTGATGGCACCATTACACCACCACTACCAGAAACGAGGTTTCCACGAAGCCAAAATTGTAACCCGTTTTTGGATCATAGGTATTATGCTGGCCATTATAACGGTGATAACGCTGAAGTTACGATAA
- a CDS encoding penicillin-binding protein, translated as MNIRTNILLRVYLAFGLIVVLAGAVFFKLCHLQFAQGKKWRAMADSLSVQYVNVDAARGNIFAVDGSLLATSVPEYELHMDMLAGGIEDDKVFYDKVDSLAFKMSAFFGDRSATDYSRALREARREKRRYQLIRRRVSYQDLKKIRKFPIFNLGRYKGGLIIVQQNKRILPFRSLAARTIGYKNENVKNPVGLEGAYADYIEGESGKRLMQRIAGSVWMPVNPDNEIAPKEGADIISTIDVNYQDVVQNALLKQLIKSNADHGAAILMSVETGEIRAVANYSKVGDGEYKEKFNYAIAGNQDPGSTFKIVSYMALLEDKYIDTNTLVGTGTYPIKGHTIKDSHGSIGVVTVKKAFEESSNAAVAYLVDKYYKQNQSKFTDHLYDWKLNEKLVLQIPGEAQPVVKNPKNKSWNKNMSLPQMAYGYEMQLTPLKMLSFYNAIANNGKYVAPIFVKEIRRLGNPVEQFSARVVNEKICSDKTLKKMQEMMEGVITEGTGKNIIYNPLYKVAGKSGTAQVADANKGYKGKRQYQASFAGYFPADKPKYSLIVVINDPKNGYYGALVAGPVFREIADKVYSSDLEMNQSPVTHFVGNTQLPEVKTGNIAALQQVYSKLGVKPLYASNTTRSVDTSNGLAPQELKYKRGKVPEVTGMGLSDALYALGNAGYKATVRGSGVVAHQSVTGGSIIPKGSRITIELQ; from the coding sequence ATGAACATCAGGACTAACATATTATTGCGGGTGTACCTGGCCTTTGGGCTAATTGTGGTGCTGGCCGGTGCTGTGTTTTTTAAGCTGTGTCATTTACAATTTGCGCAGGGAAAAAAATGGCGTGCCATGGCCGATAGCTTGTCGGTACAGTATGTAAATGTGGATGCCGCCCGTGGTAATATTTTTGCCGTTGATGGTAGCTTGCTGGCTACTTCGGTACCAGAGTATGAACTGCACATGGATATGCTGGCCGGGGGTATTGAAGATGATAAGGTATTTTACGATAAGGTAGATTCGCTGGCTTTCAAAATGTCGGCTTTCTTTGGCGATAGATCAGCTACCGACTACTCGAGAGCTTTGCGTGAGGCGCGGCGCGAGAAACGCCGTTACCAGTTAATTCGCCGCAGGGTATCATACCAGGACTTGAAGAAAATACGGAAGTTTCCGATTTTTAATTTGGGACGCTATAAGGGTGGGTTAATTATTGTTCAGCAAAACAAACGCATTTTGCCATTCCGTTCGCTGGCTGCACGTACCATTGGTTATAAAAACGAAAACGTTAAAAACCCGGTAGGTTTAGAGGGTGCATACGCCGATTATATTGAGGGCGAAAGTGGCAAGCGTTTAATGCAGCGTATTGCAGGCAGTGTTTGGATGCCGGTTAACCCTGATAATGAAATTGCTCCAAAAGAGGGTGCTGATATTATATCAACCATTGATGTAAACTACCAGGACGTAGTGCAAAATGCGTTGTTAAAACAGCTTATTAAAAGCAATGCCGACCATGGTGCTGCAATTTTAATGAGCGTTGAAACCGGAGAAATACGCGCCGTAGCTAATTACAGCAAAGTTGGCGATGGAGAATACAAAGAGAAGTTTAATTATGCTATAGCCGGTAATCAAGACCCCGGTTCTACCTTTAAAATAGTGTCGTACATGGCATTGTTAGAGGATAAATATATTGATACAAATACCCTGGTAGGTACAGGTACTTACCCCATAAAAGGGCATACCATCAAAGATTCGCACGGAAGTATTGGAGTGGTGACCGTAAAAAAGGCGTTTGAAGAGTCATCAAACGCCGCGGTTGCCTATTTAGTTGATAAATATTACAAGCAAAATCAATCGAAGTTTACCGATCACCTGTATGACTGGAAGTTAAACGAAAAACTCGTTTTGCAAATACCCGGCGAAGCGCAGCCTGTGGTAAAAAACCCTAAAAATAAAAGCTGGAACAAAAACATGTCTCTGCCGCAAATGGCTTACGGTTACGAGATGCAGCTTACACCGCTTAAAATGCTATCGTTTTATAATGCTATAGCTAATAACGGCAAATATGTAGCGCCAATTTTTGTAAAAGAAATACGCCGCCTGGGCAACCCGGTTGAGCAGTTTTCGGCAAGGGTGGTAAACGAAAAAATATGCTCCGACAAAACCCTGAAAAAGATGCAGGAGATGATGGAAGGGGTAATTACCGAGGGTACGGGTAAAAATATTATCTACAATCCGTTATACAAAGTTGCCGGTAAATCGGGCACAGCCCAGGTTGCCGATGCTAACAAGGGTTACAAAGGTAAACGTCAGTACCAGGCATCTTTTGCTGGATATTTTCCGGCCGATAAGCCTAAGTACTCGCTCATTGTGGTAATAAACGACCCTAAGAATGGCTATTACGGTGCATTGGTTGCCGGGCCGGTTTTCAGGGAAATTGCTGATAAAGTATACTCGAGCGACTTGGAAATGAACCAAAGTCCGGTTACGCACTTTGTAGGTAATACACAGTTGCCTGAGGTAAAAACAGGCAACATAGCAGCTTTGCAACAGGTGTACAGCAAACTGGGAGTAAAACCGCTTTATGCTTCAAACACCACGCGCTCGGTTGATACCAGCAATGGCCTGGCTCCGCAGGAATTAAAATACAAACGTGGTAAAGTGCCCGAAGTAACCGGAATGGGTTTAAGCGATGCCTTATACGCATTGGGTAATGCCGGGTATAAAGCAACGGTAAGAGGTAGTGGGGTAGTAGCACACCAATCGGTAACGGGTGGCAGTATTATTCCCAAGGGTTCACGCATAACCATTGAATTACAATGA
- the atpC gene encoding ATP synthase F1 subunit epsilon encodes MTLEILTPDKKVFEGEVTSVTVPGTMGSFEILNNHAPIISTLEDGKLVVRGGGKDGKEDVFRIKGGVVEVNNNKVMVLAEGITHR; translated from the coding sequence ATGACTTTAGAAATTCTTACTCCTGATAAAAAAGTATTCGAGGGCGAAGTTACTTCAGTAACCGTTCCGGGTACTATGGGATCATTCGAGATTTTGAACAACCACGCACCCATCATCTCTACTCTTGAAGACGGTAAACTCGTTGTTCGTGGTGGTGGTAAAGATGGTAAGGAAGACGTATTCCGCATTAAAGGCGGTGTGGTTGAAGTAAATAATAACAAGGTGATGGTATTGGCCGAAGGCATTACCCACCGTTAA
- a CDS encoding FtsL-like putative cell division protein, translating into MSNRLRTEIQEEEIEKEIVVKEAPVKENPENFFTNLISKGVISTEDVTHALPFVFFLAFLGMVYIANRQFAENNIRDIDKLSKEVKELSWDYKTTKADMAYRSTLTEVAKRVDTLGIREAVEPPQKLTDNTEVKK; encoded by the coding sequence ATGAGTAACCGTTTACGTACAGAAATTCAGGAAGAAGAGATAGAAAAGGAGATAGTGGTAAAAGAGGCCCCGGTAAAAGAAAATCCGGAGAACTTTTTCACTAACCTGATCAGTAAGGGTGTAATATCTACCGAGGATGTTACGCATGCGCTCCCTTTTGTGTTCTTTTTGGCTTTTTTGGGAATGGTTTACATAGCTAACCGCCAGTTTGCCGAAAACAACATACGCGATATTGATAAACTAAGCAAAGAGGTAAAAGAGCTAAGCTGGGACTATAAAACCACCAAGGCTGATATGGCTTACCGTAGCACGTTAACCGAAGTGGCTAAACGTGTTGATACTTTAGGCATAAGAGAAGCGGTAGAGCCGCCACAAAAACTAACCGATAATACGGAGGTTAAAAAATGA
- the atpD gene encoding F0F1 ATP synthase subunit beta, with translation MPNIGKISQIIGPVVDVSFSDDAHLPKIYSALEITKSNGQKIVLEVQQHLGEDRVRAIAMDSTDGLLRGMPVTDLESPIRMPIGDDIKGRVFNVVGDAIDGLSNLDKTGGRAIHATPPRFEDLSTETEVLFTGIKVIDLLEPYAKGGKIGLFGGAGVGKTVLIQELINNIAKAYSGLSVFAGVGERTREGNDLLREMLESGIIKYGDAFMHSMEEGGWDLSKVDKEELKESKATFVFGQMNEPPGARARVALSGLTIAEYFRDGDEDGKGRDILFFIDNIFRFTQAGSEVSALLGRMPSAVGYQPTLATEMGVMQERITSTKRGSITSVQAVYVPADDLTDPAPATTFAHLDATTVLSRKIAELGIYPAVDPLDSTSRILSAAVLGDEHYNTAQRVKETLQRYKELQDIIAILGMDELSEEDKLTVSRARRVQRFLSQPFHVAEQFTGLKGVLVDIKETIKGFNMIMDGEVDQYPEAAFNLVGNIEDAIEKGKKLLAEANN, from the coding sequence ATGCCAAACATTGGAAAAATCTCACAAATCATTGGTCCGGTAGTTGACGTAAGCTTTAGCGATGATGCCCATCTTCCAAAAATTTACAGCGCACTGGAAATCACCAAAAGCAACGGTCAAAAAATTGTATTAGAAGTTCAGCAGCATTTAGGCGAAGACCGCGTACGTGCCATTGCCATGGACTCAACCGACGGTTTATTACGCGGCATGCCGGTAACCGACCTGGAATCACCTATTCGTATGCCAATAGGCGACGATATTAAAGGCCGTGTATTTAACGTGGTAGGTGACGCTATTGATGGTTTGTCTAACTTAGATAAAACAGGCGGTCGTGCAATCCACGCTACTCCTCCAAGATTTGAAGACCTATCAACCGAAACTGAAGTACTGTTTACCGGTATTAAAGTAATTGACCTTTTAGAGCCTTATGCAAAAGGTGGTAAAATTGGTTTGTTTGGTGGTGCCGGTGTAGGTAAAACCGTACTAATTCAGGAACTGATCAATAATATTGCAAAAGCATACTCAGGTTTGTCGGTATTTGCCGGTGTAGGTGAGCGTACCCGCGAAGGTAACGACTTACTGCGCGAGATGCTCGAATCGGGCATTATCAAATACGGCGATGCATTTATGCATTCAATGGAAGAAGGTGGCTGGGATCTTTCTAAAGTTGATAAAGAAGAGCTTAAAGAATCTAAAGCAACCTTCGTATTCGGCCAAATGAACGAGCCGCCGGGTGCACGTGCACGTGTTGCCTTATCAGGTTTAACTATTGCCGAGTATTTCCGTGATGGTGATGAAGATGGCAAAGGCCGCGATATCCTGTTCTTTATCGATAACATTTTCCGCTTTACACAAGCCGGTTCTGAAGTATCGGCCCTTTTAGGTCGTATGCCATCGGCGGTGGGTTATCAGCCAACACTGGCTACCGAGATGGGTGTGATGCAGGAGCGTATTACGTCAACCAAACGCGGTTCAATTACTTCGGTACAGGCTGTATATGTACCTGCCGATGACTTAACTGACCCGGCGCCGGCTACAACTTTCGCCCACTTAGATGCTACTACCGTGCTTTCACGTAAAATTGCCGAGTTAGGTATCTATCCTGCGGTTGACCCTCTGGATTCAACTTCACGTATCCTGAGCGCTGCCGTTTTAGGTGATGAGCATTACAATACCGCACAACGCGTTAAAGAAACCTTACAACGTTATAAAGAACTTCAGGATATCATCGCCATTTTAGGTATGGATGAATTATCTGAAGAGGATAAGTTAACCGTATCACGCGCTCGTCGTGTTCAGCGTTTCTTGTCACAGCCATTCCACGTTGCCGAGCAATTTACCGGCTTAAAAGGTGTGTTGGTTGATATTAAAGAAACCATCAAAGGCTTCAACATGATTATGGACGGTGAAGTGGATCAGTACCCTGAGGCTGCTTTTAACCTGGTTGGTAACATTGAAGATGCCATTGAAAAAGGTAAAAAACTGTTAGCAGAAGCAAATAACTAA